GCTGCGGTCATCGGTCCGTTGGTGGAGGTGCCGGTGCTGATCCTGTTGGTCCACGTCGCCCTGCGGCTGGGCAAGCGCTACTTTCCTGCCGACGCACGGAGTTATTGAATCATGAGCACGACCCGACACATCCCGTTGTTGATCCTCGGTTCCGGCCCGGCCGGCTGGACCGCAGCCGTCTACGCCGCCCGGGCCAACCTGAACCCGGTGGTGATCACCGGCCTGCAGCAGGGCGGCCAGCTGATGACCACCACCGAGGTGGACAACTGGCCGGGTGACGCCCACGGCCTGATGGGCCCGGACTTGATGGCACGCATGCAGGCCCACGCCGAGCGCTTCGAGACCGAAGTGATCTTCGACCACATCCACACCGCCGATGTGACCCAGCGCCCGTTCAAGTTGATCGGCGACAGCGCCGAATACACCTGCGACGCGCTGATCATCGCCACCGGCGCCACCGCCAAGTACCTGGGCATTCCGACCGAAGAGGCCTTCAAGGGCCGCGGCGTGTCGGCCTGCGCCACCTGCGATGGCTTCTTCTATCGTGACCACGACGTGGTCGTGGTCGGCGGCGGCAACACCGCCGTGGAAGAAGCGCTGTACCTGTCCAACATCGCCCGCAAGGTCTACCTGGTCCACCGCCGCGACAGCCTGAAGGCGGAAAAGATCATGCAGGACAAGCTGTTCGCCAAGGTCGCCGCAGGCAAGATCGAAACCGTTTGGCACCACCAGGTGGATGAAGTGCTGGGCAATGAGGCCGGCGTCACCGGCGTGCGCGTGAAGTCCACCCTGGACGGCAGCACCCGCGACATCGACGCCCACGGCTTCTTCGTGGCCATCGGCCACCACCCCAACACCAGCCTGTTCGAGGGCCAGCTGACCATGAACAACGGCTACCTGGACATCCGATCGGGCCTAGGCGGCAATGCCACCCAGACCTCGGTGGAGGGCGTGTTCGCCGCCGGCGACGTGGCCGACCAGCACTACCGCCAGGCCATCACCTCGGCCGGGTTCGGCTGCATGGCCGCACTGGATGCGGAGCGCTACCTGGATGCACTCAAGATCTCCGATCAACAGCAGCGTAAGAGCGCCGCCTGAGTGCGGCGGCGCGAGGGAGCACCGATGGACAGCGTCGATGTGGTGGTTATTGGAGGTGGCCAGTCGGGTCTTTCGGCCGGCTATTTCCTGCGACGCAGCGGGCTGTCCTATGTGATTCTCGATGCGCAAGCGTCGCCCGGCGGCGCATGGCAGCATGCCTGGCAATCGCTGCATCTGTTTTCCCCGGCGGGCTGGAGCTCCATTCCCGGATGGCCCATGCCCGCCAGCCAAGGCCCCTACCCTGCGCGTGCGGAGGTGCTGGCCTACCTGGCGCAGTACGAAAAGAAATATGCGCTGCCGATCATTCGCCCCATCCGCGTGCAACGAATCACTCGCGTCGGCGAACGGCTGCGGGTGGAGGCCAGCGACGGTCGGCAATGGTTGGCGCGGGCGGTGATCAGCGCCACCGGAACATGGGGAGAACCCTACACCCCTGAGTACGAGGGGCTGGACTCCTTTGCCGGGATCCAGCTGCACTCTGCCCACTACAGTATCGCTGCGCCGTTTGCCGGAATGCGGGTGGCCATCATGGGCGGTGGCAATTCAGGTGCGCAGATTCTGGCCGAAGTATCGATGGTGGCTGAAACCACCTGGATCACCCAGCACGACCCGGCGTTCCTGGCCGATGACGTCGATGGCCGCGTGCTGTTCGAACGCGCCACTGAGCGATGGAAGGCGCAACAGGAAGGCAGGGAGCCCGAGCTGCCGTCAGGCGGTTTCGGCGACATCGTGATGGTGCCGCCGGTGCTCGACGCACGGGCGCGAGGGGTGCTTGCCGCCGTGCCACCGCCGGCCC
This portion of the Stenotrophomonas sp. WZN-1 genome encodes:
- the trxB gene encoding thioredoxin-disulfide reductase — translated: MSTTRHIPLLILGSGPAGWTAAVYAARANLNPVVITGLQQGGQLMTTTEVDNWPGDAHGLMGPDLMARMQAHAERFETEVIFDHIHTADVTQRPFKLIGDSAEYTCDALIIATGATAKYLGIPTEEAFKGRGVSACATCDGFFYRDHDVVVVGGGNTAVEEALYLSNIARKVYLVHRRDSLKAEKIMQDKLFAKVAAGKIETVWHHQVDEVLGNEAGVTGVRVKSTLDGSTRDIDAHGFFVAIGHHPNTSLFEGQLTMNNGYLDIRSGLGGNATQTSVEGVFAAGDVADQHYRQAITSAGFGCMAALDAERYLDALKISDQQQRKSAA
- a CDS encoding ArsO family NAD(P)H-dependent flavin-containing monooxygenase encodes the protein MDSVDVVVIGGGQSGLSAGYFLRRSGLSYVILDAQASPGGAWQHAWQSLHLFSPAGWSSIPGWPMPASQGPYPARAEVLAYLAQYEKKYALPIIRPIRVQRITRVGERLRVEASDGRQWLARAVISATGTWGEPYTPEYEGLDSFAGIQLHSAHYSIAAPFAGMRVAIMGGGNSGAQILAEVSMVAETTWITQHDPAFLADDVDGRVLFERATERWKAQQEGREPELPSGGFGDIVMVPPVLDARARGVLAAVPPPARFSHTGMQWADGTERVFDAVIWCTGFRPALSHLKGLDLVTPKGQVEVDGSGLRAVAVPSVWLLGYGDWNGMASATLIGVTRYAREAVRQITAYCTARDI